The Gemmatimonadaceae bacterium genome contains the following window.
GCCGCTTGCGCTTGATGCGTTGCCTGCGCTCGACGCGGTGCTGCTCACGCACGACCACTACGACCACCTCGACAAGGCGACCATCCGAACCCTCGCGTCGCGCGGCCTGCCGTTCATCGCGCCGACAGGAATGACGGCGCTGCTCGCCGGCTGGGGTGTGCCCGAGGCGCAGGTCACCGAACGTTCGTGGTGGGAGCAGGTGCAGTTGCAGCACGTGACGGTGACACTCACCCCGGCCCGCCACTTCAGCGGTCGGTCGGCGCTGTTCACGGATCGCGACCGCAGGCTCTGGTGCGGCTATGCGCTCACGGGCCGCGAGCGCCGAGTCTACTATGCCGGCGACAGCTCCCTGGCGCCGGAGTTCGCAGTCGTCGGCGAGCGCCTTGGCCCGTTTGACATCTCGATGTTCGAGATCGGCGCCTACAGCCATCTCTGGCGCGACGTGCACATGGGCCCGGAGCAGGCGGTGCGGGCGCATCGAATGTCCCGCGGCGGCCTGATGCTGCCCATCCACTGGGGGACCTTCGACCTCGCGCTGCACGGATGGACGGAACCCGCCGAGCGGGTGATGGCCGCCGCGGAGCGTGAAGGCGTGTCCCTCGCGATGCCGAGACCCGGCGCAATGGTCGACCCGCTGCTGCCGCCGCCACTGGAACGCTGGTGGCCCACGCTGCCCTGGCGCAGCGCCGAGGAGTATCCGGTGGTCTCGTCGGGTGTCGAGGGCCTGTTCCCCTAGCGAACCGCCAAGCGCTCACCGGAAGCCGCTGTAGATTCCGCGTACCGTCTTCCCCTCGAGCGTTTCGTGCACGACCTGACCACGGGGTCCATCCCCAAGCACATCATCCGCATGGCCGTCCCGATGGCCATCGGGATGGTGTTCCAGACGCTGTATTACCTCGTCGACCTGTAC
Protein-coding sequences here:
- a CDS encoding MBL fold metallo-hydrolase; translation: MTPERPLRDPRSGRFRNALPVRQPNPFAVLRALFTERFVTAPEQPVPIERRARADFAVAPAHGVRVTWLGHATLLIEVEGVRVLTDPVWAERASISQAFGPRRFFPPPLALDALPALDAVLLTHDHYDHLDKATIRTLASRGLPFIAPTGMTALLAGWGVPEAQVTERSWWEQVQLQHVTVTLTPARHFSGRSALFTDRDRRLWCGYALTGRERRVYYAGDSSLAPEFAVVGERLGPFDISMFEIGAYSHLWRDVHMGPEQAVRAHRMSRGGLMLPIHWGTFDLALHGWTEPAERVMAAAEREGVSLAMPRPGAMVDPLLPPPLERWWPTLPWRSAEEYPVVSSGVEGLFP